From a single Rhizobium lusitanum genomic region:
- a CDS encoding GNAT family N-acetyltransferase — protein sequence MSRLDVTDTPSESDLAAIGEGLTAFNAADVGPSERRALAVLIRDESGKTIGGVSGYTAWGWLFTAWLFVPETLRGQGMAGKLLEAAEAEAVTRGCFGAWIDTFNPQALRAYQRQGYAIFGELPDFPAGRSRYFLQKKLSPR from the coding sequence ATGTCGCGACTTGATGTAACGGACACTCCTTCCGAAAGCGACCTCGCGGCGATCGGCGAAGGCCTGACGGCCTTCAACGCTGCCGATGTCGGGCCCTCCGAGCGCCGCGCGCTTGCCGTTCTGATCCGCGACGAAAGCGGCAAGACCATTGGCGGCGTCTCGGGCTATACGGCCTGGGGCTGGCTGTTCACGGCCTGGCTGTTCGTGCCGGAAACACTGCGCGGCCAGGGCATGGCCGGCAAGCTGCTGGAAGCGGCGGAAGCGGAAGCGGTGACGCGAGGTTGTTTCGGCGCCTGGATCGACACCTTCAATCCGCAGGCGCTACGCGCCTATCAGCGACAGGGCTACGCCATCTTCGGCGAGTTACCGGACTTCCCTGCGGGTCGCAGCCGTTATTTCCTGCAGAAAAAACTATCGCCCCGCTGA